One region of Drosophila subobscura isolate 14011-0131.10 chromosome J, UCBerk_Dsub_1.0, whole genome shotgun sequence genomic DNA includes:
- the LOC117894302 gene encoding homeobox protein caupolican → MAAYAQFGYSGYPTANQLAAANTDSQSGHGGGSPLSGTNEASLSPSGGSTTTGLTAGPLSPGAVSQSSNNAIPKLISTSPSLGDAAAAAAAAAAGSDVVVPAAELQDRRSEGMSCCENGRPIITDPVSGQTVCSCQYDPARLAIGGYSRMALPSGGVGVYGGPYPSNEQNPYPSIGVDNSAFYAPLSNPYGIKDANSGTEMNAWTSAAGLQSTTGYYSYDPTLAAYGYGPNYDLAARRKNATRESTATLKAWLSEHKKNPYPTKGEKIMLAIITKMTLTQVSTWFANARRRLKKENKMTWEPKNKTEDDDDGMMSDDEKDNKDNAIDGGGKLPAEVFDPSNQLIKSELGKAEKDPDVEPKMERDRERERELPPQNLVAMRGLAPYAAPPMHAAYNSYAHSQHQQHLEQHLEQQQQHTQQQQHPQQQQLASPYYHHSGYGQDETSEYAAQKNPLSRDCGIPVPASKPKIWSVADTAACKTPPPTAYLGQNFYPQAPTSEQHHQQQQQHLQQQQQQLHSVGPQSLVMQPSSMTMGGPQVELGSPLSMMSSYAGASPYSRIPTAYTEAMGMHIGHGKIPHTPSTPNIHTLHREPYHPSGPNSQARVGVGFSEIQPDTPPQTPPTMKLGGHHHISSSSISSSTSSSNSSSMHSAPGPAPVTVASMVNILYNSHHSTATEHSPYMSNAAAYLTESRAGS, encoded by the exons TTGGCGGCAGCTAACACCGACAGCCAGAGCGGCCATGGCGGAGGATCGCCGCTGTCCGGGACCAATGAGGCTTCCCTGAGTCCGTCGGGGGGCTCGACCACAACCGGCCTCACCGCCGGCCCCCTCAGTCCAGGTGCAGTCTCCCAGTCGTCCAACAATGCGATTCCCAAACTCATCTCCACCTCTCCGTCGCTGGGCGAtgcagcggctgcggcggcggcggcggcggcaggcagTGATGTGGTGGTGCCAGCTGCGGAGCTGCAGGACCGCCGATCCGAGGGCATGTCCTGCTGCGAGAATGGACGGCCAATCATCACGGATCCCGTTTCCGGGCAGACCGTCTGCTCCTGCCAGTACGATCCAGCGCGTCTGGCAATTGGCGGCTACTCCCGCATGGCATTGCCCTCCGGCGGTGTGGGTGTCTATGGCGGACCATATCCATCCAACGAACAGAACCCATATCCCAGCATTGGCGTGGACAATTCAGCCTTCTACGCCCCTCTG AGCAATCCCTATGGCATTAAGGATGCCAATTCCGGCACCGAAATGAATGCCTGGACATCAGCGGCAGGACTGCAATCCACCACGGGCTACTATTCGTACGATCCCACATTGGCTGCCTACGG GTATGGCCCGAACTATGATCTCGCCGCACGCCGCAAGAACGCCACGCGAGAGTCAACAGCAACGCTGAAGGCGTGGCTCAGTGAGCACAAGAAGAATCCCTACCCAACAAAAGGGGAGAAGATTATGCTGGCCATCATCACGAAGATGACACTGACCCAGGTGTCGACGTGGTTTGCGAATGCGCGACGTCGCCTGAAAAAGGAGAACAAAATGACGTGGgagcccaaaaacaaaaccgaagatgatgacgatggAATGATGTCCGATGACGAAAAGGACAACAAGGACAATGCAATCGATGGCGGTGGCAAGCTGCCAGCTGAAGTATTCG ATCCCAGCAATCAACTTATCAAATCCGAACTaggaaaagcggaaaaggaTCCGGATGTCGAGCCAAAGATGGAGCGGGACAGGGAGCGGGAGCGTGAGCTCCCTCCCCAGAATCTAGTGGCAATGCGTGGCCTCGCACCCTATGCTGCCCCGCCGATGCATGCGGCCTACAATTCCTATGCACACtcgcagcaccagcagcatctggAGCAGcatttggagcagcagcagcagcatacgcagcagcagcagcatccgcaacagcagcagttggcgTCGCCATACTATCATCATTCGGGCTATGGCCAGGATGAGACCAGCGAATATGCGGCTCAAAAAAACCCGCTAAGCAGAGACTGTGGCATACCAGTGCCGGCGAGCAAGCCGAAAATCTGGAGTGTGGCCGACACAGCCGCCTGCAAGACGCCACCGCCTACGGCATACCTCGGCCAGAATTTCTATCCCCAAGCGCCAACCTCggagcagcatcatcagcagcagcagcagcatctgcagcagcagcagcaacaactccaCTCTGTGGGCCCCCAGTCCCTGGTTATGCAGCCGAGCAGCATGACGATGGGGGGGCCTCAAGTCGAGCTCGGTTCGCCGCTGAGTATGATGAGCAGCTACGCCGGCGCATCGCCATATTCGCGGATACCTACGGCGTACACCGAGGCCATGGGCATGCATATCGGACACGGCAAGATCCCCCATACGCCCAGCACACCCAACATCCATACGCTGCACCGCGAACCCTACCATCCCTCGGGGCCCAACAGCCAGGCGAGAGTGGGTGTGGGGTTTTCCGAGATCCAGCCGGATACGCCGCCCCAGACGCCGCCCACTATGAAGCTGGGGGGCCATCatcacatcagcagcagcagcatcagcagcagcaccagcagcagcaacagttctTCGATGCATTCCGCGCCCGGTCCGGCACCGGTGACGGTGGCTTCCATGGTCAACATTTTGTACAATAGCCACCACAGCACTGCCACGGAGCACAGTCCGTACATGAGTAATGCCGCTGCCTATCTAACGGAGAGTCGTGCGGGATCAtaa